AACAATTGCCGTCGGTCGCGGAATCGAAACCGCGGTGGACGTTCTCTTGCAGCAAGACGCGGATATTTCACAGTTAGACAAAACGGGAAATTCTATGTTACACATTGCATGTACGGGGAAATCAGCGAATATTCTACGACATATGTTTGAACATTTCTCAGATTTAAATATTCGTAACTCATCAGGTGAAACCCCACTACACCTAGCTTGTGCACTTAATAACACAACCGTAGTCAGCGAGTTATGTGCGCGTAGGGCAAATATTACAGCGCAGGACAATAGCAAGCGGACACCGCTGATGACAGCAATTATGTCAGGAAGTCAACGGTCCGCACTCGTCTTGTTAGAATGGGAATTTATCAGGGAAACGAACCTAATTGAATTATCAGACGAAAATGACATGAACGCACTCCaatattgtattttatttaatgatcAATCAACAGCGACCAGGATTAGAGCGGTCGAGTTGGCGCTGCTTAACGCTCAGCAGGCTACTCCACCAACGCAAACCCTTTATCTTAATACAGGCGACACTTCCCCGCCAATTTACATAACAGACGACCCACTAGAAATCATAGTAGACGAATAAACACGATCGATTTTACTTTACGTTGACTTAACGTTAACAAACGAGTGCTATTGCTGTTCGCGCCGGTTCAACTGTCTTTTAAATTGCGTACCCtatataatatttttctctttgtatgttttttttttatcattgtcGCGGGTTCTCTCACTTTACTTAAATATTCACCGTAATACGCcgatcaagaaatttttttttggtcctcCCTTTcccaaattacattttttttcttcacctaCGCGGTACTCAAAGCCGCGACAATTATTTGTTTCgagtaaatttaattaaaacaagGAACCACAGGTGGGGTAAACCGGCACCGGCCCACCAAGGCCGGCCGAGTTGGCCATTTGATCTTGATCACTACTTACATAATTCTTGTCGCACTCTTGCTTGAGCATTTTTATCCAAAATTAGCGCAACCAAACCCCCGTCACTCCCGGACAGGCCGTTTCAACGCGCAAATTTTCTAgttaaagaaaacaagatAAACAAAGGCATTTTTGTGCTTCTTTGGTAGTCGTTAGGCCTACAAGCCCCAGTTTATTTCCCCAATTTAATTACATTATGGCCCTTAGGCGGTACATACTTATTCACATACATACGCCAACTATCGTTTGCTCACGTTGTTTTCTTCATGTTTTAGCACTTTGCAGAACCGCAAAGTAACTAGCTAGGCCTAGTGAGGTAACGAATTTACCCTTTCCCAGTTAGGATTACCCCCGGGCGCGAAAATGCCGGCGCCGACAGGGAACCGATGAAAAGGGCGAACAAACGCGACATGcgttttaaatttccttttcatgtTGTACGCTCACGCTTAATTCCACCTAAACATTTTCTAGAGCGAACCCATCCCACtcgcattaattttttttttccctctctctcaaAGGCATGAAAGATTTTCTGCAATAGGGAATCGGTGATGCGATTTTACACGCTAATTTACATGGCCTTTTTATTTCGGCCACTTGATCGTTCAACTAAAGCCGATTGGCCGTTGACAACGGCACCGGCAGTAAAAAccccaaacaattttttttttccccctctctttctctttctccacgGCACGGTCCAGAAAAATATGCATCGCCGTGTTACCATTAGCGTCCTGGGGACGATACAAGTAGCGACAGGCCCCAGGTTGGTGTTTCATTCAAGTAAGTAGTTAAATAGTAAACGTCAACAAAGAACCGTCGAAAGATTATTACTGGATTTAACATCCAAGTCGTCCGTCTCACCGGGAGATCCCACATGTCCTCCACTCGATTCGGACGAAACAGTTAGCGACAGAACCCGGGTTTTGTTTCATTCAATTAATTCAAACTAGAAAAGTGTCAGAAAGCAGGCCGTCAGAAAATTATTACTGGATTTAAAATCCGAGTCATCCGTCTGACCGGAAAATTGCACGTCCACGTACAGGAAATCAAATCTAATTCATAAAAATATACTAGGAtcattgtttcattttttttaaattccgacCAGTGCATTATCCGTGAAGCAAACTCTAAAACAGTTCGTAACAATCCGCCACCCGATTGGGACGAAACAGTTAACTGCGGTTGAAAGCGGTTCCGTCGTTTTTAGCCCACCGTAGAGAAATGGCGCGCCCGAGGAAATGTTTCGttccttcgtttttttttcgttagtgTTCTCATCCTTATCGGTATTCTTTTTCTGCCCTTATTTTCGCTTCGTCTTTTGAACAAAAAACTACATTCTTAATTTATCGCGGATGTTTTAGTAACCAAAGTTTCGTGTCTGGCAAAACATTGAGACTACTTTAATTATGTGCGAGAAGACTtatctttttaatatttacgGTTCCCTTCTCTATCCGTCGCGCCATTCAAACCTCATGCATTGCGGATAGTATTGACTTGcccccaagttttttttctacccCCAATCAATTCAACAGAATTAGCTGGGAAAACGTTAAGAATAgaaccgaagaagaagaaaagccgTCGGCAAAATGTGCATCGACGGCTAGGCCAGCCACCAGGCATCTTTACACGCTAATTtacagggtttttttttatttattttcggtCACCCAGTCGTTCAGCTAAAGTTAGTTGGTCGcagaaaatgaatataaaaaaaaaggagaacaaaacagaaacaaaaaacgagcCTTCAGCACATCTTCGAGGtgggcgaaaaagaaagactgGGGcgcagaagaaagaaaagaaagggtgACAAAatagtgaatttttttttttaggctaAGTGGTTTCCCTTCGCATCCCTTTTTCTCACGGCAATTGTAGCCGTCGAATAACGCGCTAGGATATACTCTCTTAGAAAAATGTTCACACTGGACTATGAACATATATTTTCGTCACGAAATCGAAAATATATTTCATGAAATCGTGTAcaaatttttcacaatttttgaatataagTCTTCGTAAAAATTGCAAGTGAAGTTTTATTTCACATTTGATGAAGTGTGAACATATATTTCACACTAAAGGAGCGTTTTTATATGGGATGGACGAAACACTTTGTCTATGTTGGCGCAATCTCTTCCCACTCTTCCCACCCTGCGCAATCCCaccacgaaaaataaaaaaaaatgaagggcgtctctttcttttcttctttcttcttatatttctttatctttctttcttttccttatgCTATTTTCCATTATTTCTATATGCCCGCTGCCGTCAGTAAGCCTTTGTAATCAAAAGAGGCAAAGTCAAATgttaacaaagaaataaaCCCGAAAACAACCCTCATATTGCTACAGCGTTTGAAAATCGCTTGAAAGCAAGATGTTCAAATTCGTTATTTCAAAGGTATGCATCGCGAAGCTGTCAAATGTTTGCACTACATATATTTCCCTAccttatttgtaaaaattatcTTCCCCTACCCGTCGGCAGTATAGCTCCAAGACCTTGAAAACACCCCTTTGTCTACATTGAATTTCCCCCGAATTTCATTCCAGTAAAATCTTGTCACACACAGTTGAGCTTCATTCTTATAGTTTTccacatttcaaaaatggtcttGTGTCGTGTTTCTTATTTGATGACTGGTAAAAAGAGTTTGTGCGAGTGTTCGTCTATGGATGACATGCTTGATCAAGGTATGTAACACattcttaaatttatttactgcCAGTAATATTGTTGAATTCTATCGATAGCTTCGTCGAAGTGTCTCGTCGATAAAGTTCTGTTGATTTTGGAGACGGCTGATGGATTTGAAGTTGAAGACGAACTCTCTTTCAGTGTCTATGTGAGTAACACTGAGGAACCTTCtttctttgtaaaaaaaaatgtgatataACAGAGCCGCATCCAACACCAAGTGTCGAAAATTCTCCGTCGGATGGAGCCAAGGAGAAGGTTATACAACATTTATGAATAACGATTAATGTCATTCGGTATTTTCTGATTTGTATTTCATTGGCTGTTCCTTTCATATTTTTAGGGCTTATTTGACGACTTGAGAAAAATAATCGAAACGTCAGGAAGGCCCTCAACGGGAAGAACGGGAGTTGCAacatattcaattttttccggTTGGTTTCATTTCAGCTTAGTTGTCCATGTCTCTTAGAtaattatttctaattttgtttaaaggaggacacaaatttgaattctGCCATTGTAGCCGATGCATCCCGCGGGATGAAACAACCAGGACTGATTATACTTGGAGTGGACCAATTCTACCTTAAATTAGATGAGCATGCAGTCAAACTTGGAGTTGGTTGCGTGTCAGAGGCCATGGGATATGTTTTGGGGGCttattttgtgtttaattGCTCATATCCGCCTCTGTGGCacatggttttttgtttttttggaagAAGTTGTAAATATTCCTAAAGAACTTAGGAGCGTAATATCTTCAATCACCATTAGAAATTTCGTGTCAAAACTTTCCAAAGTATCTAATTAGTTAGCAATGTATTAAGTTGGAACTGGGAAAATACAATGTCTTTgagtaaattcattttttatcgttttttaattaaacctTATGCAATAGTACTACaaacaattgaatcaatgaatatagCATGTTACTGTCTACTATTCTATCAGAATATGTTTATGAATTCTAATATTAATATTGCATATATTGTTATATCATTATcttgataacatttttttttttttttttttttaaatgaggtgTTTATTCGCCGAAGGCGAATGTTACCAATTTATTGTCATAGGCATGGTAAAATACAAGAGTCACATTATTATGAAGAAGAGATAAA
The sequence above is drawn from the Daphnia pulicaria isolate SC F1-1A chromosome 1, SC_F0-13Bv2, whole genome shotgun sequence genome and encodes:
- the LOC124312050 gene encoding uncharacterized protein LOC124312050; the encoded protein is MVLCRVSYLMTGKKSLCECSSMDDMLDQASSKCLVDKVLLILETADGFEVEDELSFSVYGLFDDLRKIIETSGRPSTGRTGVATYSIFSGGHKFEFCHCSRCIPRDETTRTDYTWSGPILP